The Medicago truncatula cultivar Jemalong A17 chromosome 7, MtrunA17r5.0-ANR, whole genome shotgun sequence genome includes the window GGGAGAAACCAAGACCAACCCTCATGCAAACCAGTGATAAGGTTGTGACCTTTCAGCATTCTGTGATTTATCATCAGAGTCTCACATGCTCTCACAATTCAGTTATAGCTGCCATATAAACTAGTCATATGTGATGCATCATTTATAAAAGCAGAGATTTTAGACCGCATAATTATATCCTCCCTTCGatcttttttataagaaacaattaggtcaacaaaatttaatgtatttaatctatattatgaatcaaatacatcaattttagtTGACCAATTTTTCTCTGGTAAAAAGAACCGGAGAGAGTAATACATATGGATTTTAACAATGGAGAGGTTTGATGATATGGAGTTTAGGCTAGGCATAAATGAATATTGTTTGGGCATACAcattaaaagattatttttaataatttaaaaaatgtttggacgaacacaaatgaaaaaattaatagagaaataatttagtgacattatctaaatatttttatttatatttgtgtgccagattattttttatggggtTGTGCGCTAGCCAAGTAAGTATTGACTAAATTTTAGGTTAAAGTGTGATGTTCAACAAATTTATATGGTGCTCTTAACCCCTATGTAGATGATCTCCCAGGATTTTCTCGTATTCGAACTATACATGACTTGTAATTTTCAGAtgtaaaatgtttaaatttgatgaataaaaccAAACCACCCACATCTTTCATACAAATCGAATGAGAATCGGTTGATCAATGAGTGACATTAGTTGATTTCATGACCTCAAAACTTTTTGAAATTGTTAAAAACTGTTGGTAgcagatagatagatagatagaatTAATGTTTTATGAAATACTTCTTCCAgtcttaaatataaacaaaagttaaatcaacaaaaattgatatatttagtcTAAAATTTGAACTAAATACACTCACGTTTGTTGGCgtaatatatgtttatatttgagaccGGATGAAAAATAATTCAAAGCTGACTTTATACGGTACTTTTGAACTGGACTACAGTTGAATTAAACCCTATAGATCCAAAATACAACAGCTGTCGCAGGGAAGCAAAGCAAAGAATGTTAATATATACCCTTCACATGTCAGGTTTAGGAGCAAGACAAAGAAAGCACGCGTAGTatactttattttgtttcaatttttaatttggttttacCCTATGGTCTTAATTTATGCAAACAAGTAAGTAAAATTGTACAAAGTGGTGACCACCAAACCAAGCATAGCATAGCACAACTCAACATCAATAGTTGAATGCAAACCAAGAAAGGTCGTTCTCTTGCCTTGCAGATTTGAGTGAATCTGAATTGTGTCAATGCCTCAATGGTGCTATCTACTTGATGTCCAAGCTACACATGAGATTGTAATATATGATGTCCAAGCTATTGAGGACAAAACATAATTCAtaagatgttatttttttatttttgtggtggtcgggttcaaaccccgaaccttacatatattatgcattgtttataTCAATTGAGCTTAGTTCACGAGAACATTGAGTTTAGTTCACGAGGacatatatttaacaaaaatgtaaataaatcttgttttttattttatatataagattaataaaattttaacaaaatattaattgatagattgctttaaaaaaaatattatcatcatTATATACTTATATGTGTATGGGTCCCTTAATACTATTATGTttgtgttatttaattttttaaatataaatgttgaAACCCTTTTCTGCAATTTGGCACATGTCAACCTCACACACCTTttatagttttgttttcttgtaAGAGAAGCTTTTCTAGATCTAAGTTACCTAAAAAATGTAGGAcgttttattaagaaaataagtatATTAGTAATtgaatttatgattattttttttaaaaaaaaaacattgaatttaGGATTAGGCGAGTTTCCATTAGTCGATTGAAGGTCAGGTGAATATAAAACGAGTGGATTGAAAATAAGTTGATTTAACGAGATCCACTAAAATTATGGGGtgataataaatcaaaattttgtgaAATTTGACCGTTTAAACATTAAATTTGTCTTTCATGTTTGTAGTGTCACTAATCGCAAGTATCTATGAGCGCAAAAGCATGTTCTTGGACAAAGAAAACCAGAAATACCACAAAAGAAGGAAGACCAAGCCATATGTGGGGTACATGTATCCTTAGCATTACCAAGGAGATTAGCCAAGCAAGGCTTAATTTTACGGTTCATGTTATTTTGATCAGCAAGACTAATGTTTTCCTATAAGTATTGTGTTTCTAAATTTGTTCAACATACATAATCAACCAAACAATCGTTCGCGCAATTTATCCAATTATTGTTTTGCTTTCCTTTACGGTCTATCAATTTCTTAGTTTAGTGGTTCAATATTAACTCAAACATTGTATCTAGCATAATTTGGAGTAGTCAAGAAACTTATAGTAGAGCGatacattttttcttcaattgtaTCACTCCAAGAAAAGGGAATCACACGGTTGAAAGTTATTGGTCAATACAGTAATTAACTCTCAAGTTCGACAACAATGTGATACGTTAAATAAATTTGCATCCTCTTCACGTTGATTCTACGTCAATATTTGCAGACTATAAGATAGTTGTATATGAAATTTAAGTCTTTTAGAGACTGGATTTCTACTAATTAGTAGGGTTGACAAAGGACATGTAAGGTCAGGTTCTATGTGACCCAAACCTAGTCCTCTCATTCAATTGGGTTTGTCCCAATACAAGTCgccaaaacattttttttaaaataattaatcaacaaatatttttgaaccataagaaacaacatcatcatcaaaagCAGCACAATCTTATAAACAAATCAAAAGTAGTAGGAATATTATGttacaaattaattaacattttgTATTCTATCCGACCAAAATAAACGGTGTATCAATTAAAGAGCACAATCGTCAACGGTTTACAACAGTGAGATTGAGTTGGAGAAGCGACGACATGAGATTGAGTCAGAGGAGGTGAGGAACGGCGGCATGTGAAGTGAATCCTAGGTTAATATTTGAAATAGAAAATGAGTATTGTGGAAGTGAAAGAGTCGTGTGTGTGTGCGAGATagagtatgagagagagagagggagattatgtaaaataatattaaaaaaccggttatccttaaattaaattgaaacgAGACcgaaaatttgaaggataacTCAAACCCAATCTTTATTTAAGTTATGTCTATGGCATGCCCTGTaacttttgtttatgttgataatgaACCCGATCCTTGTCTTGCCATCACAAATTTGCCCTTATATAACCTTGATTTCATAggtaaattagttgataatgaACCAACAATAATGTGAAATCAATGTGAtgtactaatttttctttttgattggGAATCGTAACCTCTAACAACAAAAGTTACTCAACGCTTTCGATTTCATGGACGGCTATTTTCTAAgcatatgaataaaaaaaaattgagggaaaGCATACGATTAATTAATAATGTGAATACTTTCCAAGGGATCCCTTTGAACAGAAGTCAAGTATTGATActctttttgttaaaaaaaagtattcataCTCTTGTTAGAGCTGtacaatttttattctttttcgaAAAGaccaatttatattttaatagatTGATACTCCTGTACATGTTTCATTAGattcattcttaaaaaaaataatgcttcATTAGAttccattattatttttcttccagCATACTGGCGTCTCTTTCATTTTCAGTCTCTATTCAGGTTTGTTTATTGAAAACTGActtgttatttttatattacattttttttactaaattatatatattttaagtttggttttatttttattataatactcCTTTTTTTACCTTaatttatgaataaaataatttgattattcCTTTTTACTATATGTTATCAATATAATGAAAActaaattaaagtaaaaataaataaattaaggcTATGCAAAAATAAACTTTTGAAAAACATATTAAAGGAATCTTGTGAGTGAATTGGTTTTTAACTTAACATCTTTTTATATAAGTTGAAACCAGTTCcctttgttaatatttttgaaaaaattctcatttaaaTTGCTCTACACATGTTTTGGTAGgactacataaattttaaactaatttaTAAATGAAATAACGTTAATATTTGTTGAACATTCAttttaatgatatatttttgaaagatttctcaTTTAAATTTCTCACATGTTTTGGTGGgactaaataaattttatctaataaaaatatattgttagaaaaaatatgttttaaggGTGCACTGTTGGCTAGCAGTCCTCTAAATAAATCTATGGTTAATTTTCATGAATATATGAACgtaccttaatttttttttttaagtggtgGTCGGGATTTGAACTCCGAACCttgtatatttttatacatTGTCCATATCAATTGAGATAAACTCACGAGAACTATGTACCTTaaactaaacaaaattaataaaatcccGACTGATATTTTCATTATATCTAAAAAGATTCCTAAAAACGAATATCTAAAGAAATAACCTTATTTTTTATGTCACTtgtcataagaaaaaaaaaaaaaaaccttatttttgTTGTGGCATTAAATATGGAAAGAGATGCACCAACAATTCAACAGGTAAGTATTTTGTACACTTGAAAAAGACATCATACGTGTATCATGTGAAGCTATTTATGTAGAAAtccaaaatattcatttttctaatatatttagATTCTCTTCTCTTGAAAAGTGCATGattcaagtttttttcttcatagtCTATCCACTACACTGAAGTAGTCAAGTCATACTTAGCGGTGGATACCACTAAACAGTCAGAATTCAACCTTTTGTTGAACGCATTTTAAGAGTATgggtgcattttttttttgacaaactaaACTTTTGTTGAACACattcaaaatattcatttttttttccacccCGTACAATGTGTGCAAGAAGCAAATCAACCAAGAGTGTATATAAGATCAAGGTGTCCAAACTAAGGGAACATCGacgaaacaaaacaaattacaaatgaACACCATATAAAGTAAATGATGTTGCCACCAATCATGATAACTATagataaatataatttgttttgatttcggattcttttagaaaaatctaattttagaaggaaaaaaaattatttttatcatttttaagtgtttgtttagaaattttataaaaattgttttctaaaagaaatttattttgattttaaaataaaaacctatTAGGATTAGCTTTTCCTAAAATCATTTTTGGTAAAACAATGAGTTAACACGTGAactaattaaacatttttttttttaaaaaaagtctctAGATTTTTCTaacacaaaatttatttttaaaagttaaaatgaacGCACCTAAAATCTATTTAAACATATAtctaatttgttatttaattatgttcatactaaataagtttttaaatagACTAACATATCATATTAGACTTTTGAAAGGCTTGTCTCAAACCTATAAAATAAGTTTATGACAAACTGTTCGGGCATGTGTCGATGCCCAACCACTGATAAGTTCCAAAGGGCTCCTCATGTAAGGAGTTCACGAAGCTCGTGTCACATAAGCCCACATACCAAAGGTGGACAACCAACATTATCCGCGACACATATGGTTGAAGAGTaagcaaaaagaaataaagactTTGAAGagttaatttttcttcatagtacaaatttttcttaatatgagAGAACTTAAAAAATGTATTAGAGAAGAATTTTAGAAGGCTTAgacaaattcttcaaattatttttgatgttgttatactactttgaaaatgaaaacattttaatTACAAACATTCTTTTATCATTAgagattcaaaataaaaaaaaataataatcaagcaATTAGTTCACGTGGTTAATGAGTTTTATCAAATGACAATATATTTAAGAgaatttgaattcaatttttagaTGAAATAATTTTCGATGCTTTACTATATCATGGTCGAATTTCAAATTATCATACTTTCTTGAACCAGGTTAATAGAAAAAGGACAtttacagtaaaaaaaaaaagcttaaaatttaaaaattaaatatcttttaattatttcttaaataaaaagcataaattgattaactactttttttaaaagaagaaattcattaaatataaaatatcttaGTATTATTAAATACCTTTTTAATTGCATTCCCATCACTGTCTACCACTGAAGAAAGTGAAAGTAAAGTGCACCCAATGCAGCAACAAACAAATGGAGCAAAAACAGTTAAAACGTATTTAATTTTCACAACCTCCAACTTCAAcaactttctttcctttcccCAATATTCTTAACTTTCTTCCtcagttttcttcttcttcaaacccTAGAAATTAACAAATCCCCCTTTTGATGCTAATGACTTCAACCCACCAAAATTAACTTCACACCCCCCAAAATTAACCTCAAACCCACTTCAATTATGGCCACATTCTTCATCATACCCTTCACAATCCTCATTTTGTGCTTAAAAATCCATGCTTTTGATCCTGTTTCATCTTTTTCCTTCAATGATTTTGGTAAAGATCCAAACTTTAAGTCTGTTTTAGGATTTTATGGCAATGCAAAAGTTGTTAATGGTGGTTCTGAAGTTCTGCTTTCTGGGTATGGTGATTCTGGAAATGGGAAAGTTATGTATAAGAAACCTATTagggttgttgatgttgaggaTGAACCAAAGTTGTTGGTGTCATTTTCAAGCTATTTTGAGTTTTCATTGTCTTTTGGTGATGGAAATGGGTTGGCTTTTGTTATGGTTCCAAAGGGTTATGAAGGTGAGGTTTTTGGTAATGATTCTTTTGGGTTGAAGAAGAAGGATTCTAAGGTTGTTGCTGTTGAGTTTCTTGCTTCAAGAGATGTTAGAAATAAGAGTTCTGATAGTTTTGGTATGGCTATTGATGTTGGTGATTCTGTTCCTGTTAAGAGAATCAATGTGTCTTCTGTTAATATGGTTATAAGAAATGGTGGAAAGTTGCATGGTTGGATTGATTATGATTCGAATTCGAGGCGTTTGGAAGTTAGGTTGAGCCGATATGGTCACTCAAAGCCGGTTAATCCGTTGTTATGGCAATCGGTTGATTTGTCGTATAATTGGACAACTGAGGAGATTTTTGCAGGATTTAGTTCAATGAAAGGGAAAACTTCTCAAGCATGTTTTCTCTATTCATGGAGCTTTGATGTAAGGCATTTTCGACATTGGATGCATTCTGAGCCGATGGATACAAAAGCTTATTATGCTAAGAACACATACAGTCCACCGGCAGACAAACCGAGGAGTGATTGTGTTTTAAGAATTCTTGCTGCAATGATATTTGGTTCTGGATGTGGAGCATTGGCGGCGTTCACCGTGCTTTATTTGTGGACGATGTTTGGTAATAGACGTCCTGTGGTGCCTGAGGAGTGTGTTATGCAGCCGGTAGATTGCGAGTACAAGAAAGTGAACATTGTTGTTGATAAACCCCTTAAAGATGGTAAGGAGTAGATCTAAAGATCGAACTAGTTGGATGCGTGTGTGTTGTAAATCGATGTTCCTTGTATTCAGGTTTTGCTGTGTTTGTAGTTTGATAAAGAACTAATTAAGTTACTTTTTCTTATGTTATTGTCTATTTTTGAGCAAATTGAGATCCATTCTTTATGCATTAAAGGTTACTTGGattgcttttcttttttaacaaaccTAAGTCtatgttatatatgatgttaGCTGACAAGATTTTGTTGTATGGAGTAGAAAATTAGCAAAATCTGTCTGTCTATTTAACATTgattctatgaagcacggatacggatacggacacgacacggacactgacacgccgacacagctaataatttgaaaaaattgcatgattcagtgtaattacaagtgtcggagTCGGGCACAACAtgtgtccgacaccgggacacgcctaaCCCGAggagtgtttgtgcttcatagcatTGATTGCTTCATGGCATTGGTAACAATGTAGGTTGGCCCTTATCTGCATTACACTTCTGTTCACTGTGACTGTGCACATAGAGATTGTTAATTATGACCGTCTGCATAAGTTAGAATTATTCTATATTGATATGCCATTTTGTaactttaaatataaattataattttaagaaattgaaCTTTAAAGAAATTTGGAAACTAAAGGAAAATAGTGTTATGCATATTATTTCTCATCTCTTGAATGACATTGTGTCCATGAAATTACTTCAACTACAAAGATTTAGATTGCGACTTCGTTTCGTTTTAGGTTTCTCAAATTACATCATCATTTTACTTCTCTTTCTTTGATTGATCTTTTCCTTCATTCCTTCTATGAGATGAATTTTTATCAGTTAGAAAACCATATAGCTGTTTGATTAACAAGAACTTTGATTTGTTTGCATATTCTGCTACATTTAACCAAATATTCTGCCACATAATGCAGTTGTATAGGAATTCTTTTATAGCATCTTTAAATCATGCTGTTTGGCTCTCTGCATTCAACTTATAGTATTTCTGCATAAAATGACTAGTCACTTGATATATGTTACTGCAGAAATACTTCTATCAACACTACAACCTATAGGgttcattttatttatgttatatcAAGCATTTTATCCTCTGTAGATTACACTGCATCCTATAATGTTACCTTGAACTTGTTTATGGTTGTTTTAATATTGAAGTTTTCCTTTGTCAAGCATTTATAACATTTTGGCATATTGTTATTAAATAGCCTCTCTGAATGTGTATGTTCTGTGAATGTTTTCTCAAATAGTAATAACATAGTCATGTGACTTTGCCTGGTATAGTCTAGTAGGTGGAGcaaatttattttgatcattATTGCTTGGCAACTAGTAATATGTAGCTCacttttttttgataaattgattTCCATTTGCTGCATAATTTTGTTAACACACAAGAACACAATAATTGATCACGAAATTAGGCCAATGCGACCTACATCTCCGACAAACAACAATGCGGCTGCTGTAATATTCTATTATGCAATGAATTAGAGTGTTTCAGAGTTACTAGTACAAAGCTTTGTTTAAATACTATGGTCCAGTTCAACTTGCTCCGATATGGTATGTGTCCACATATTAGCGAATATGAGTCGTACTCGACAGTTACTAATCCATTGACTTCTGCCGTTAATTCCTGAAGCAGACTTAGGTAGGCTTAGAGGGCTTTAGCAATGTTCTTGATTATAGTACACCAAAATGTCTCACTAAAAAATTTGTGGTACGAAAAATATCATGCTTTAGTTTTTCTTCATGTCTGGAAATCTAATAACTCACCTCCACATCGCATTGCATTCACTTACAAAGGGTGGCTTCTTGCTGAGCAAGAGGTAGTACCGTGATTTCATTCAAACCCAAGTATTTCCCCAAATCCAAATAGCCACGTATGACATATTGCCATTGATGAGAGAGGCATTTAACATTGAtaaaacccacttgggttggcatAGTGATATTGACTTGAGATCTGGGAGGGAGTGTGCTCCTTCTCGAGATCTCAAATTGGATTCTCTCCAGTACTATTTTGGAtggactaatttagcttcttcaaaaaaataaaaaaatacattgataTGTTTTATCCAGATCGATTCAACATATTTAGAGGATCAAACCAAGTTTTACGGTAGAatcttttgatatatatatatatatatatatatatatatatatatatataaataacacTAGACATAAAAACGactcaaaataaaagtaataatattttgtcGAATCAAAGTTTTGAACCTATGTCAAGGAGGATATGagacaatcattttttttttttttaagaatgacaCCATCTTCTTAACCAATTGAGATACAGAGAGGAAGACAgtctaaataattttatttattacttctaTTCATTTAGTTACCATAATTTTAGAGTACAATTACAAAACCATAATATCATggtttcctcaaaaaaaaacataatatcatGCATGGTATATAAAATTTGGAAAGGAAAATTAACAACAAACTACACCCAATTAGTGGGTGCCAACACAATAATTAAATTACATATcatcaaatattttatcataaactATATTTCTTAGATATTATACTAGTGAAATAATCATTCTTCGTTGCCAGGCATCTGGCATTCTCTTTGGTCTTCTTCTCATACGATATAATTATAAGTGAGGATCTAGATCATCTGCGACGCTATATGTCTCTATCTCTATCATCATGTCCCTCTCTCTCATCATcatctcttcattttttatttttgctttctCTCTATTCAAAGTCACAAAATCATCGTTGTTATCATATTCCGGTTCACCATATGGAGGATCATCACATATACATGTGTAATTAATACACTGGATAGTCAAAGGAGGCACACAAAAGTTTTCTGGACAATCAGATACACTACGACATACATAAAGTGCTGAAATTCGAAAAACCGAATATAAGATTGTTATGAATCAAATGCGAAAAAACAttgttaatgaattaaaaaatgcaaaatggCATACCGTGAACGTTCATTGCAATaagaaatagagaaataaaGAGGATCATAGCATAAACATACTTCATAAGTTTAGCTATATTTCCCCACTAAGTATGCACgtaagaaattaaaaagattttgaACGCTTTATAATGTTAAAAGTTCAATCTTTCTTTAAACCAATTAAATATTACCTAgctatattctttcaaaaaataaaataaaattaactagCTATAGAATCGTTAAAAAACTTTACAGCTATAAGAAATAACACTTACTTGAATGCACATCCGGAATGTCTCTTTTAACACttaaatttaattgaaacactatgatagaaaaataaaagcaattataGAATGTCTCTTAAATATATTGAACTAACTTGTTTGCCCCTTTAACACAAATAAAGAAACTTTACATTTATaagaaataacttttttaacctaaaaatatatatataaaaagagagTAGAAATATGTTGCCCACGTCTCGCGCGTGTGAATTGACGCCCTTCGCACGTGCGTGAAAAAACAGTGATTTTAAACACTGTTTTGCACACTTGGAATGCAGAGTGCTACTTTTTACATAACACTTGAATTTAATTGAAACACTTCaagattaacataaaaaaaatattacaataataataatagtaataataataataataataataataataataataataataataaattaattttttgaaggTTTCTAGTCGGATATTTAGTGTACTTTGGGATATTTGTAGGTACATTGTAAGGGTTGAGAATTTACGTACGTCCCAACAGGAAATAGCAAAGATACAGATGgatgaaaatgaataaaatgcaatattgaTTTACAAGTAGGGAATTACAATCAAGACGAGAAATTAAACAAAGATGGAATCAATCTAATCAGGGAATAGAGATAACAGATGGTAAAAAGATAGAAGAAGACATAAAAGATAGAAGGAGAATCCTCTACGAGAGAGAGGGGAGAGAGGAGTGACTtcgtgtatgtttggttcccgTTCTAGAGGGACATTATTGATTTTGGatgtgtaaaattgattttaatatgtTTGGTTGTCATCGAGTAGAATTAATTCCGCCTTTATAATTGATTCTGCTTGAAGCTATGATTTGTAGATTTTGGTTACAAAAATGATTTTCACACACAAATCTATAGTCCAGCTCACTTTTACATGAACATATCAAAACACAAAACACTTAGAGTCAGAATTCCTTTTAACCAAAATTAACTCTCCCGACCGCACAACCAAACATGCGCGAAGATAGGAGAATATTTTAACTcttcatcaattttttcaaaccccTCTTTGCCAATCATTGTCCGATAAAAATGATGAGTGGAAATTGAATTTCAGACGGAGAAGGGAGTTAAGTAAGTCCCATAGAATCCATGTCGGAAGAGGAGCTCAAAAGGAAAATCCTAAGAGTAAATATACGAGGAAATGGTGAAGATAGATGGATGTGGTCGAAGaataaatttcaattaaagAAGCTTGTTTAGTATTAATGGAGAGATCGGTGATTGAAGAGTAAAGGAAATTTGATGTTGCTTGAACTGGACCCATCTCATTGAAAATGATGGTTTTTGTATGGAGACTTATTCAAAATAAGATTTCCAATAAAGATAACTTGATGAAAAAAGGTATATTGCATGAATCTCATGATAGTTTCATATTTGGTTGTGAACTGACTAAAAATGTTTCTCACctgttttttgtatttttcataaGACTCTCAATAGAGCACTtaacaaaaacatcatcaagtaaCATGACATTTAATCAAGAGCAATcacaaaagaataaatatgaAAACGCTATTCAGAAATCAAGGACCAAATGTAGAAAACTCATATTTTAAAGAACTAAATTTGAGAGTATCTCAAAGTATTAAGAGACCATACTCCATGTTCAATATGTGAAGTTTAACCGTGCAAACTACTGAAAATTCATTcatactactactactactactccATTATTACTAAAAAGTGTTCTTAAAATTTAGGTATCATATTTTTGGAAGTTTTGATGATTGATTCATGGAGATTACTTGTCAAGGTCCTCACAATCTTCTTAACGTGCCTCGTACTGGAGAACGCGATGCGTGCGCTTCTTGTAAAGGATTTTATAAAAACAGACACAGCATTGAAGAACGCCGTCTGTATACAGGGGAGTTTCGGCTCCACAATCACCGCAGAGATATCTGATGGGCTGTGGCGGAGGATCCATGTCTGGTTTAAGTAATAGACCTTCAGAAAACATACTAACATGTTATCATGAACTCAAGAGGTAGTCCATTCAAAGAAAATACACGAACACAACTAAACTTTGTGAGGTCCCATTTTCACTCAATCACAAAGGTTTACAATATATTTGAGACAGTGTATTATTTATCCATTAGTAAATCTAAGCTAATCAATTATAAAAGACATGCTTAAAGCCATTAGTAAATCTAATCTaatcaattatataaaaaatgctaaaattatTAA containing:
- the LOC25498667 gene encoding L-type lectin-domain containing receptor kinase VIII.1 → MATFFIIPFTILILCLKIHAFDPVSSFSFNDFGKDPNFKSVLGFYGNAKVVNGGSEVLLSGYGDSGNGKVMYKKPIRVVDVEDEPKLLVSFSSYFEFSLSFGDGNGLAFVMVPKGYEGEVFGNDSFGLKKKDSKVVAVEFLASRDVRNKSSDSFGMAIDVGDSVPVKRINVSSVNMVIRNGGKLHGWIDYDSNSRRLEVRLSRYGHSKPVNPLLWQSVDLSYNWTTEEIFAGFSSMKGKTSQACFLYSWSFDVRHFRHWMHSEPMDTKAYYAKNTYSPPADKPRSDCVLRILAAMIFGSGCGALAAFTVLYLWTMFGNRRPVVPEECVMQPVDCEYKKVNIVVDKPLKDGKE
- the LOC112416233 gene encoding DNA-directed RNA polymerases II, IV and V subunit 12, with the translated sequence MFSEGLLLKPDMDPPPQPIRYLCGDCGAETPLYTDGVLQCCVCFYKILYKKRTHRVLQYEAR
- the LOC25498668 gene encoding uncharacterized protein, giving the protein MKYVYAMILFISLFLIAMNVHALYVCRSVSDCPENFCVPPLTIQCINYTCICDDPPYGEPEYDNNDDFVTLNREKAKIKNEEMMMRERDMMIEIETYSVADDLDPHL